In Pyrus communis chromosome 15, drPyrComm1.1, whole genome shotgun sequence, the genomic stretch GTAAAAATTCGAGTGCTTCTGTTTTAATCTAACATTTGGCTAGTCCACTCAACAAATAAGGTTGATTCTgtaacctttttatttttatcatgagatttgaactcatCGCCACCTCTATCAAAATATAATCTAGAAGTTATGTTTCACTATGATGACCACAACCATATGGTAATCATGATTGCCTGATTGGCTAGCCAGTATTGTTTTGTCTGAAATTCCAACAATTTCGCAGTACACCCACACACTTGGTTTACCATGCATATTGTAACTTTCGTGAAATTTACGCAGAAAAAGgccataaaacaaaacaaaaatgacgaagtgacgagatcatcaaaaccaaattaacatgaAATTAAGTAGCGCTCTATCATGATTTGCATCCTGTTAAACATCCTAAGACCAAAGATAGGATCCATTCACTTCGCTTAACGATCAAGCTAATCTTGAAATACATGCATATACATTCATTAGggttctatatatatatatatagcatgatGAAACTTACATAACGGTCCTGAATAATCAGTTGAACGCTCTGAGATGACATATAGTGAGGCTTCGATCGATCGATCTCTAGCTATAGCGATCCTACGAGCCTGCTCCTTTGGCAGAACAAAAATCTCAATGACAGTGTGGCGTTTGAGGTACTTCATGAATTGCATATATATAAAGAAGTTGTCTTTCTGCTGGTGCTGGGTTTTCTTCAACTTCAAAATTAAGCGTTCTTTCTTTTACTTCTCTCTTGCGTGCGATTTGAAAAAGTGGATTATTCTATGATATGCAAAAAGCAAAAGGCCACACCAAACCCATCTGTCATGAACAATGTGTGCATATCTGTTCCTGCTTTAGGTTACAATTAACAGATATTATAAGTTTAACTTTGGACGTATAGATGGAATTGGATGATCTCAATGTGATGTTTTGCGAACCTCACCAAATATTCTTGCTGCCCTTAAAGTCTGAAGTCGTTGTCAACTGATTAAACTTTCTTATTCATATATTGTCGCTTGCACAAGGAAACACTGCATGGTGATTAATGTTTGGTGACTAGTTTAAGTTTCATTCAAGTTCCAGTTTTTGTAAGGAAAATGAAAAGGGGAGGTAGAACTGGGAGGGAGAATGAAGCAAAAAAAATAGAACGTATGAAACCAAACTGTTTTCATAAGGTAAGAAACATttcattaataataaaaaatgatacTTGTATGACCTAGTTGTTCTATCATTTGTACCATCTTTCTAATATAGATGAAACCCACATTTGTTGACTGATCCTCAATCAAGAACGTCATAACAATAGTATCATGATTACACATACCAAAAGGAAAGGCAACGCTTATGAGGACAAAACTTTGCATCATATTTTGATGAACTTGCAACAGACAGTGCTCCATCGACAAAGAAGTCTTGCTAGCTACGAGGCATCAAAAAGATGTTCTTTTAGTCCTTTGCCAAGGGAAAAACAACAACATCACAaactaaaaaagtaaaaaaaaaaaaaacacaaaacaaactcCGTGGAAGTACGATTTCTAAACCATGAAAGACCCACACGTAACCAACAAGAAAGATAAGCTCAAAAGGCATAAACTCTACAAGATGGACCCAACACCATCAAATACACAAGGTAAACATCGTACTATTCACCTAAAGACCTTgaaacgataaaaaaaaaacaagcctATGAATCAAAGCCACTACAACTGATGCCCACGAGGGAAAGATTGCACCactttttgatgattttgcaaTTGTTAAGAAAAGCCTCTTATTTCTTATGAGTCACTAAATCAGTCTAATATATGAAATGTTTGTAAAAATATCATCTTATGATTAACCTTTAGAACACACTTCCAACAAATGGCTTAAAACCATTTCAAGAGCTCTAAGTTGATGGGGCTTTCaatggatcgttgaaatttggTGGCGTTGGTGTTGTTTTTCGACACAAAGCCGTAGTCATAGGACTGTTTGTTTATATGGTCTCTCATATCACTAGTCCAAAGGCTACGAAGTTCATGTCATCAAGGGAGGGTGTGCATCTCGCTTTGGAGCATCATCAAAACCGCAAGCATCTGGAGAGTGATTCTTTTCAGCTAGTTCATGCGATTGGAAGCCCTCAAGAGGATTCTTCTTCTTTAGGTCTAGTTGTTTATAACATGAAGCATTAGCTTCGCTCCTTCGATGATTCACATGTGTCCCATCCTTCTACCAATGTTGTGGCACATCAtttggccaaattggacttgctTTATAAATTTGAATATCCTTGATTCGACGACCTCTATATATCATCTAGATGTACATTTTAAAGATACTACTTATCAAGTAATAAAATTGCTACTGTATTCTCCTATATAAAAAAGTATTACCGcctataataaaaacaaaaattaattacatatttatttatttcctttttttttttcacaactgGATATGATGTTGTTGTAGCGGTACATCAATGGAAGTTTTTGTCGTAACAACAATACGAGTGTCAATATCATTGAAGTGTTTCTCATAATAACTAACTGAAAAAAACCTATAGTAGAGGTGTGTCCATGCCATGAAAGTACTTCTCATAATAACGGCTTTTATTATATGCCCCACTTGTCAAAAttgctagtttttttttaataaatttgaaattgtaCATTTCTTGTATAAAGAATGagagaaataaaatgaaaatgtgaTAGTTGTAAATTCCTTGTGATCTGCAACGTGGAAATTTATCAATAATAGCAAAAAattagttttcaatttcaaaaatatcatttttttataaaaactttcaattttgtccaaaatCCCATTTAAATAGACAAAAATACCTTCAACTTATATGAATAATCAGCTGTTGATAAAAAGATTCTTTGTACTATAAGCTGTGATGGACAATACATGCATATTCGCATATATATACCTGCATAttcgcatatatatatatacatatatatatatgtatatgtatatattcctcagcaaaaaatatatatgtgtatatattacTAGAACAAAAGAAGGAccgaaaaacaataaaaatccgcaaaaaaaaaactacaaagcAATTTGCAAATAATGATTTGTAGGAGAAGTGCATACTGATTTAGCCAGAACTACAACACTGCCGCATAGATTAGAAACTACAGAAgcaaaatgtttgatttaataTTGTCCAGATTATTAGTACAATTAATTGACAATTTCCAAGCCAAGATAAGAAgaataaaaacacaaacaaagaaaatttggCATTTCAAATAGTAGCAATCACTGATGTTCCAATTAAATATGGGACCATGTATAATATTGCCCagataataaataagaaatcaaCGGTGACAATTTTATAACACAACTTTTTCTCCATCtgcattttgtttttgtcttttGTCTTTTTGTGCCTAGACGAACTGACACAATTACAGAGATATTTACATATGGAACTCCAAACGTTAGCAAAGAACCAAAACTCAACGAAACCACATTTACGTATGAGTGAGGATCCTCGTCGTATTCTGGATTCTTTTTGTAAGGATCTTGAAGATTCTTAAATTatattcgtttatcgtacataatgcgataaaaaatcattataaacttttttatttaaaattgaatataaacagtacttgacgaaaactaatcacacgatatacgataaacggatatgATTGAAAGATCcctagaatcctcacaaagaggatccgatcCTCTTTCTCTAGCCTTCCCAAAAATCAGTGAgatgaaagaacaaaaaaacaaagataacgATTTAAACATGGAaagaaattgataaaaaaaaaaggagaaaaaatgtaaaaaattaactATCTACACTCATCGCCGTTTAGGGTTACACAAGTTTCCAACAGCAGCCAATGCCTTCACCATGTCTCTAccattttttaggttttttagtttattttgttttaaaattttgaggtGTTTGTCTCGATGTAAGTGAGattttgaatatatttaaaagtTTATACAAAAACTGGCATTTTTGAAAATAGAGGTGTGTATACTTGATAAATACTCCTACAACGTCGTCACGAGTCCGACTGTAATCGAGggtctctccctccctctccagCTCCAAATACTCTCTGCGGATCAgcggaattttattttatttattcttctAGAGTTTTGAGACGGAAAAGCTCTGAACTGAAGCTGAGAGAGTTGTAATGGTGTGGTGGATTCCGTAAGGAGCTCCTGTAATTTACAGTAAATGGAAAACTCAGACTCTGACGAACCAGAGAAGAAGAGACGTCATTTGAACTCCCTTTCCCCCACCATGGCCCGTAGCTCCTCCACCTCTCCGCCCAAGAACCACAGCgtaatccctctctctctctccctcaacTGTCTGCTTGTTGCTTTTCTAATAAATTTTTGGGTTTGAGATCAAAGGTGTGTGATTGAAGGGTGATGAGAGTCATTGGGTGTGTTTAATTTCTGCTTTGGATTTGCGTTCGAGAATATTATCATTTCTGCTCTTCTCTGTTTGGTTGGGGAGAAAGTGTAAGAAAAGGGGAATCCAATTGAAATTTTGGGATCAAGAGAAAAGGGTTTCTGTTTAATAATGTTGTAATTTGGGGTAACAACAGCACGAGCACGGTTATGAggttaatttctaatttttgatGCAGCCATTTCTGGATATAGTATGATATTCCATGAATATGCCCAGAGTTAGATGAGTGCACGTTTATGGTTCAATGTGCCTCAAGTACACattaattttgatttgaaaTTGGAAGCAGATTGAAGATATTTGTATGCGGTTTGTGTATGTATGTCCGTCCAGGTCAATGCAGCAGCTCTCCAGCTCCAGAACCAGCAACTTAATCAGCAGGTAGACAAACAGAAACTTGACTTGCAAGATCTTGAAGCGAAAATTCAGGAATTAAAGGATAAGCAAGGTTCTTATGATGATTTCTTAATCACAATGAATCAGCTATGGAATCAGGTTATCTCGTATGTTTGATTGGTTTCCTTCCTTTTCATAGTCTCTATTAGGTATACCAGGATGACATGCACTTTCTGCTGATGGCGGTTTCATTATTTTGCTCTTTCGTTGGTTGATGATCTAATTCTTCTTGGACTATGTGCTGGAGGAGCCCAAAATGCTTTAGAAATTTTAGATGGTGCTGAGTATTCTCGTGGTATTTTCGAGCATGTCCAAATTTATGTTACTAAACccaagttttagtttttttgtcTCATCGTATAAATTGGATTAACCTGAAGTTATTTGTAGGTTCAATTCCATCATGTTCTGCAGAAGAGATGTTTCTTTTTAGACTCCTACAACAAGATTCTCTAGAAGCTAATGGCAATGATGAAATTGTTAAATATGTTGAAGAAACTCTCGCTTTGTGGCATGTGTCTACTATGGACTTGTTGGAACTCTTAGAACATACCATTTATGCTCATAGGGAAAAACCAATGAACATATCTCACACTTTGGATGGAAAGATATCTTCAGAAGGTCAGCGCTTCAATTTTATATTCGTAGTTGCACAAACTAATTTCATAAGATCACATTTGCATTTTCTAACATGTTTTGAGGGAGTAAGTGCACCAGGAAATATGTATTGAATATAGATTGTCTTTTCTTTCTTGCTATTCTCAGATGCTATCATCCAGTTTTCTAAAATTGATGATATGATGGAAAGGGAGGTTAAAAATCTACACGAAGGGATTGATTTTCTTCATCTGAAGCATAAAGAGTATACTGACGTAATTCAGACTTACCTCAGCAGCCATTCAAGAGATCAGTCTGAAATTAGGCGCATCACAGGTTTCTGAGATTTTTATTACGACAAGCCTCTGTTTTTTATGCACATGTCACTTGAAGTAAAGTTCATGGCAGCACGTGTAGAgatgcatcatcatcatatatatatatatatatatatttttttttttttgttttgtttttgggcaaAACTTCATAATAGTTGATACCTATATATTTTAGGATCTATGTTCAATTTGTGACAGAGCAAGTGTCAAATTTTACCAAATTTTGGTATGCTGCCTTTTGAGTGTCTGTTGAATGCGTAAATTTTTTGTTATGGGTGACCGGTGAGCTGGATGACAAAATGGCTGACCTAGAAATGCAAAAGGATGTTGGGCCTGGGGTGCAGAACCATACTTCTAGTGCAGTTAATGGAACCCTGTCCTCCGTTGCACCGTcttactttctcttctctctctctctctctctctttctctctctctctctctctctcagcatTTGTTGCAGATACTAGAAGCCGACCGCCTTTCTGAGTATCAAGACACACTTGAAGAAAATTTACCGCTGTCAAAACAATTGCAAGAATTTCAGGTTTCTAAACTTAAATTCAAGTTTTGATAGTTATTAATATTTTCAAAGATTTCATTGTCTGTTTACTTCTTTGATAAAAAAAGCTATATGTTGTCCCAGGATGAAGTGAAGGATGACAAATACGTACTTTCATCAAGACTGTTCTCTACGCTAAATGATCAACTCCAACATTGGAATGCAGAATTGGACTGATACAAAGCATTGACTGATTCTTTGCAGGTTAAAATGCTTGGTTTATGTGCAGATGTTTGGAATGCTTGCcctatattttttatgttttaaaagttTAATTTCAGGCTGACAGGACTCTTGTTGTGAGAAGGGAGAAGGACCTAAATGTCAAATTAGAGTCAGCAGATGCAGTTAGGAATCCCATTGACTATTCTGATTCTAGGATTGAAGAACTAGAACTTCAGCTGCAGTAGTGTATAATTGCAAAAAATGACTTTGAGATAAACATGGAAGAAGCTATCCAGGATTCAGGTAAAAGTGTTATAAGTTTGATATTGTTGATATTAACTGTTAATTTACCCAAGCTTGTGGCACTGAAAATGCTCTTTGCTGCAGGAAGAAAGGACATTATAGAAGAGTTTCATTTGATGGCCTCATCTTTGTGTAAAGAAATGGAAATGGTGGAAACTCGGTTGAAGCAGTGGAAGGAAACAGCTCATGAAACACTTTGTTTACGTGACAAAGCCCAATCATTGAAAGCTTCATTAAGTACAAAGGTCTACTTCCATTCCCAGTTAACTCTCTCATACTCATATCAGTTGCACTGctcttttttctatttattttcttgGAGGTGATGAATACAGATCAAGGGTACTCGTGCAATCCAGAAAGAAAGGGATATAATGATATTTATGATTATGTTGCTTGAATCAAATtacacacacatgtatatatagttatatacacatacaatgtaatcattttttttctttctgcaagtTGTTTTTTTGGGAGAACTCCTTTCTGATCTTAAAGTAAAAGATTCTTATTAATGCTATCTGAATGGGTTTCTAATAGTTTTACAACTTCTACTTTTTAGTTGTTACTGTTGATTAGTATTTAATTGTGGAATATTCTCTGAATTTCTCGAATTCTTTGTTTTTGGAAGACAAATGAGCAAAAGATCCTTGGGGACAAGTGTGGTGAACAGGTGATAGAGATAAAGTCTCTTAAGGCATTGGTGAGATTCTCTATTAGTCTTGATTACCATTGCCTTCACTTCTATTGGATCcatgttatttgattttttgaCCATTTAAATAtaggattttcttttttcagcTTCATCAATGTTTTTGATATATACCTTTCTATGTTTCAGTTTATATCAACTCCTCTACATATAGGTCCTTTGTATATCTGTGCCTGatgtttgattttaattctATCCAATTTGAGAATTTAAGATTCACTTTGACTGTATGAACCTGATAAGTTACCCTGTATACTGTGTTTCTCAGTCAAATAaagtttgtttattaatttttggcGGTTAagaattttgtttcattttttgccTCATGAATGTTTTTGGAActttcaatttaattcttcagTTTGATCTTTAAGGCAATAATGCTGTGGtggaattatttgtttatatccTTGTGGTAGTGTTGTCcaatttgtttttggaattactgttttttttttctttcagttctATCAATGGATTACTTATTTAAAAGGTCATAAATGTTATAAACAAATATGTATGTACTTATGACCTAACAAGAAAAtagttagcaaagaaaatatgtAGATATCGGTAACCATTTAATAACATTTAAGTTCGAAGACGCATGGACTGTACCATAACTGAGCTCAGGTCAGTAATTGATGAAGATGTACTTATTGCAGATTGAGAAGTTGCAGAAGGAAAAACTGGAACTGCAGATCTTCTTAGACATGTATGCACAGGAACGCTATGAAAACAGGTAAACATTTTTTCGTGAGTGCCACGTGGGGGCAATGTAGGGATTTTGTATAAAAGCATAAGCTTGTATATGtacatttatttgtttttcttgttctcaTACATTTTGGAGGGtttatattgttttcttttgggGTAGACATAGAATGCAGTAATTTCTTCATTATATGATTCGTGGATTCGACTAATTCGTTTGACAGTTTTATTTGGAACTATTTTAGCTTTCGGTTATCTATTATAAACATCTTTACGTTTCCTTATGTgcttctcacattctctattccACGTAAATAAATCTAGGTTATTTTCTATCAGTACATTTaagatttgaattttaaatttcagagaCTTGatggaaatcaaagaatcaGAACGCAGAGCTTACTCTCAAGCTGAAATGCTCAAGAATGCATTGGATGAACATAGTCTAGAGTTGAGGGTGAAAGCAGCCAATGAAGCAGAAGCTGCTTGTCAGCAAAGGCTTTCTGCTACCGAGGCTGAAATAACTGAATTAAGTGCCAAACTTGATGCATCAGAGCGGTTAGTTTTCTTGGTTCCATTTTAGTTTTGAATATAGTAGCATACGGgtggtttattattattattattttatttttttgagctTTCTCATTTCTTGTTGGCTCGGGCAATCTCTGTGTCTTTTCTTTGCTCTTCAACACTATCGCCTCCTTTACAAAAAGAAGGGTAGtagtatgttattctatttCTAGATGCAGTGTTTTCACCGGACATTTGGCATAATTTGGAAAACATTACTAAAAATTTGTCTGTAGGTTAATTAATATAAACGACCAGTAATTTCTTGCCATGTGTAAATTAGATGGGCTTTTGTTAGCCGATATATGTAGCATAGGAATGTTGAGATGACACACTGAGCTCAGTTGAACAGTGTATGTATTTAACTACCCCTGAAGATGAAATTGTTTAATCAAGGCAAACTTGGGTGCTTTTCGTTCTGAAATTTAGGGTGCATATGGGACTGCTTTTGTAGGAAGGACTTTTGCTCATAAGTTCTTTTGCAAGAAGAGCTTTTATTAGAAGCATGTcaaaatttttatcaaaaaacCAAACAGGCCTGTAGTAGATGACACAATAGAGGTAGGATTATGTTATTCTATATTTATATTCAGTGTCCTTCTTGCCCCCCTGTTACTAACAAACATTATGGACATGTTTCCTCTCTTTAGTAGCACACAGATCTCATTCAATTTCGCTTAGTaatatttgtttcttttgatTAAAGTACATTACTATTCTGTTTCGCAGCTGTTAGATAAGCAGTTCGTTTTCTTTCACTAAAATGAAACCTGTAATGCTATGCGTCACCTTTATCTGCAGGGATGTTATGGTGCTTACTGAGGCTATTGGAATTAAAGACAAGGAGGCAGAGGCTTATATATCTGAAATTGAGGTGCGTGTTTATGCTTATATCCTATTCATGTCCGGAGTTTTTCTTCCTTGATAATTTATACGATGATGTTGGCTCACTTTTCTGCTTCACCTACTCTATCTTTCTGATAAATTTATTGTTTTCCCGCAGACCATTGGTCAGGCATATGAAGATATGCAGATGCAAAATCAGCATCTGTTGCAGCAGGTGACTGAGAGGGATGACTACAATATCAAGGTCTCTGTTAAGATTTTTGTTGCCTTCTTCCCACCACATTATTACCAAATTTATTGGTGCGGTGGAATGGTGGCTTATTGTCCTTGGTTTTTAAATGATGTCTTTGGTCTCGTTTCTGAGAGTGTGAAGACAAAGCAAGCACAGAGCTTTGTACTCTCTGATAAGCAGGCATTGGTGAAGCAACTTCAACAGTAAACACATCATTAGAATCTCTAAAAATTAGAGTTTCCCATGGTGAAGAGCAGGTATGGTGACTCCTATGCACAATCTTTTTCCATTTGTTAACCTTTATCAAGCGTGTACTTTAATCTTGCAGGTGAAGGCTCTCCTGACAGATGCCATAAAAACTACTGAGTAAGATAGGCAACTCGCAGTCAACGTGGAAACTGTCAAGTGGGAATTGGCTGATTCTGAGAAGGAGTTGCAGTGGTTGAAATCTGCCTTTGCATCTTCTGAGAAGGAACATGTGCATATTGAAAAGGATATTGATGACGTCCGATTGGAATTAGAGAATGAAAGGTAATGTTTGTTCGTTTTAAGTACAATGGATTTCATGGAATTACTTAAATCTTTGGCTACAATCTTATATGCAAGCTAGGAAGCTAGAACAACTTTATATCTTCCCTGCTTGATCAGATTTTGCAAGTACGGAAATTCTTTATGCAGGATGTGTTTGTGCAGCTAATCATTGTAATACTTGGTCATAAATGTAGCTCTGAGAAGTTGGATTCTTGTTGTGCAGAAGCTCAAGGAAGAACCTTGAGGAAGAACTCGGGGAATTGAACAGCATAGTTGCTGAGATGAGTTCTGAAACCGGAGAGGCTGCAATACAGAAACTCCAAACTGAAATAAAATTCTGCAAAAATATTTTGCAGTGCAGTGTTTGTACTGATAGGCCGAAGGAGGTAAGGAAGATATTTGTCGCATATACCCTTGTCTAACCAGTGTTTCAGATACAAATTTGTTACCATCTCCTAAATCTTCCGGTGAACTGATGATGTTAGCTCTAATTATTTGATTGGCAGGTGGTAATCGTCAAGTGCTATCATCTATTTTGCAAATACTGCGTTCAAAAAAATCTAGAGATACGTCGTTGAAAGTGTCCTGCCTGTGGAACTCCGTTTGGTCAAAATGACATCCGGTTTGTAAAGATATGAAGAGAAGAGTTTCCGATATCCTGTATTTATGACCCCCTCTCGGCCCGCCTACCCTTTTTGATCCGCCAAGTATCTTGTATAAAACGGCATAGATTGTAGTTTTTCTTGCCGCAGTAGTCCCGCGTCGGAACTGTGGCTTTAGTTGTATAGGTTTTGTTCTGTAAATGCGTTCGTTTCGTTTCATGTTTCAGTATTTGTTATCCGTTATCCATTATTTCCGAATAACGTAGTTGAAAAGTAAGACAAAAGTGAAGAGGAAAGGCTTAATGTTGATTGCACATGCCGGAAattctttccctttttatttacGTTCTCTCTTCAATTCTTCTCCCTCTCGTCCGttcttatttgaacggtcatAATTAAGTCATGTCTGCATGTACGAATCAAGAATTTAATGAACAAATATCCAATCTCGAAAGatcccaatatatatatatatatatatatatatatatattatatactatGGAAATATAAATACtagaaaattcacaaaaaaaaaataaaaatgttgaaaatcgATCAAAATTAAACGTTAATCAtgtagtaataaaaaaaaattgacgatATCACAATCATATACCAGtaatacattgaaaaattttCATGTCAATAATTAAGATTTTGAAAATGAGAGATTTTGGAGTAATaaataggggtgtgctatccacacacacCCCATTCTACTTCTCACATGctctttgataatttatgtctattgatctttttcaattcatctgatccgacggccgaaaattaaaaaaatgtgtgagaagtaaaatgaggtgtatGGATATCACACTCCCTAATAAATATAGGGGGTCGGTACGACAACGTTTTCCCGCATCACACATTGCCCCCAGTCCCCAAACAAATATTGACCTCATCCTCCGGCACTCTCATCAATCTCATCACTGTATATTTCTGTAATCGAAGAAACATGCTCCTTTCTCTAGTCCAAACCACCTTAGCATCATCCCCTTGTTTCCACTCCTCACACTTTCAGATTCTCAACAATCCCACTGCTGCGCCGCCCAAATCTCCCTTTCTTGGTCTTGGATTTGAACCCATAACAAATCCCCTCAAAAGCTCGCATTCTTACACAAACCCCAGAAACCCCAAGCTCAGAATCCATGCTTCTCTGCTTGAAGCTCCGGTCCTCTGGGCTGGCAGGCTCTGCATCTTCTATGCTCTCTTGAAGACTGGTTTGGCTGGATCTCCAGCTAGTCCACTTCTGTCAGGTATACTTCTTTGATGGGttgtttctatttttcttggttattcaGTATATGGATTGTATTACCAATTATttaagtttcagaaataatgggTTGCTCCTgaaattttgatttgtgtttttcttgATAAAGTTTCAGAAGTAATGGGTTGTTTCTGttttccttggttggtttttaagttttaaatagTTTTGATGGCCTTTATCTGTTCATTATTTGACTTGGTTTTCAGATTTGGGAAGAACTGAAGGTGACGAAGGTGATGGGGTTGTTAGTGGGTCCGTTGATTTGGGGTTCTCTAAGTGGTTGAACAGCATTCAAGGGAAACCaggtttgtttctt encodes the following:
- the LOC137717249 gene encoding uncharacterized protein, with the translated sequence MLLSLVQTTLASSPCFHSSHFQILNNPTAAPPKSPFLGLGFEPITNPLKSSHSYTNPRNPKLRIHASLLEAPVLWAGRLCIFYALLKTGLAGSPASPLLSDLGRTEGDEGDGVVSGSVDLGFSKWLNSIQGKPAKEAADKRKLVSKWHPTTKGTLRRNYRVPSKSEGRRLLKGIASLLSDDDHFVDATSHKGCQIRRETAHGESVCCNNVRALFDELPTPHLVVEITPFPAGSLTENDYTKAEKLERVLRSGPHV